The following DNA comes from Buttiauxella agrestis.
ATGAGCGGCGACGTCTGCATTCCAGATTTGCAGCGGTTTCTGCCATAGATTGCCGACGCGGTTGTCCTCTCGCCCGCTGCTGTCTGGCGCAAAACGCCCGCCCCGGGAATAGATGAACGCAACGCGACTGACCTCTTCTGGCTTTAGCGTTTGTTGCATCACGGGCAGAATGCGTTGCACGCCGGTGAGTGCCACATCTTCTTGATTCGCCGCCGCGACAGGGGCTTTGCCCAGATACGCGATGTTGGCGGCAATACGCAGATAGTAGTCTTCCGCACGGTTGAGTGGATAGCGGTTGCCTTGCGCATCGGTAATCGCATGGTCGCCAAAACCTGGCAATTCCAGGCGTTTTGCCACGGCGATGCAGAAGGCTTCCATCGAGATGGGTTGCCCATCGGCGGTTTGGCTGGTGGCTGAGGAAACGACAGGCCAGCGGGCAGTGGTGGCTTTGCTGGCGACACCCGCCCACGGCGCGCTGAACCCCCAGCTCTCGAAGTTGTGCGTGTCCGGCACGATATAATCTGCCAGCGCAGTGGTTTCATTCATAAACGCGTCGATGGCGATAAACAGCGGCAGGTTGTTAGGATCTTTGAGTTTTTCTTCCGCTACGGCCCGCAGCCCAGGGATGCCGTAAAACGGATTGGTCATATTGGAGATCCACGCTTTGAGCGGGTAAGGGTAGCCTTCCAGCGCGGAAGTGAGCAGCTCGGTCAGTTGCCCTGCCACAAACGGATACCATGGGGCTTTGGCCGGGAAGGGGGATTTCCCGGCGGCGACCTTATTCCGATACTCTTCTGACGATTCATAGGCCGTTTTGCTGCGCGCGATGCTCAATCCTTTCGGTTTAACCTTGCCGGGGAAGCTGTCCATATTGTAGCGCGGGCCATCGACCGCTCCGTTGAATTTGCCGCCGCCCACAAACACGCCACCTTCCAGGCTGAGGTTGCCAATCAGCGCGTTGAGCATCATGACGGCCCAGGCGTTGTAAAATCCGTTGCCCGCCATCATCCCGCCGTGGGTAATGACCGCGGCTTTGCGCCCGTGGCGGGTGAAGGCATCCGCCAGCGCGGCGATTTTCTCTTCCGGCACGCCGCACTGCTGGCTGTATTGTGCCAGCGTGAGTTTGTTGGCGGACTCTTTGAGTAACTGGAATCCGCTTTTCACGGTGACGATATTTCCGTCAGCCAGCGTAACTTGCTGAGTCACAAACAACTGCGCGCGCTGGCAACGGTTGGCGGCAACTATCTGCGCGTTTTCATTCATCACAACGGGAGAGCTTGCGCCATCAGCCACCAGATGCGCCAGCGTTAAATGCTGCCCGGCAAGCGGCGGGAGTTCATCGGTGATCACCAGATGTGAGGCGTTGGTCCAGCTTTTTTCACCGGCCAGCTGCATGGCTTGCGCATCAGGGGCGGCAAGGTAGTCTGCGTTGTAACGTTGTTTCTCGATGATCCAACGGATCATGCCCATCGCCAGCGCTGAATCAGTACCAGGAATAACAGGCAGCCAGTGACCGCGATCGTCGGCCAGCACCGTAGTTAATGGCAGTGCCGGAGCGACGACAACATACTGGAAGTTATCGCGGACGCGGGCGCTGGAGAGTTGCCGGGCCTGGCGCTTAAAGGGGTTGCCGGACTGCGCCGGAGAGGTGCCCATAAACAGCGCAAATTCAACGTGATCCCAGTCCGGTTTCACGTGTGGGTTTTTATCCAGGTCGCCCATCAGCGCACCAGAACCGGCGCGATAGGCCAGGCCGCAATAGGCACCGTGCGCACCGAAGTTTTTGCTGCCGAAACTGTTGAGCGCAAAACGGCGCAGGAACGTATCGCGTCCATCATCACCGGCATTGGTAACGAGTAATTGGTTGGTTTTCGGGCCGAATCCAGGGTGCTGCGGATCAATCGGTGTATCTGGGGCATGGATTGCGCGTAAACCTTCTACATGCCCCTCGCCAAACAGATCGCCGCCTTCCACGACTTCTTCAATCAATTGTTCAAAGCTGATGCGCTGCCATTTTCCTTCCCCACGTTTCCCCACGCGTTTCATCGGCTCCAGGATACGCAGCGGGCTGTACAGGCCTTCCATCATGGTTGCGCCACGGGCGCAGGCGGTGGATCGGGCGTCGAGACCGGTTTCTCCCGCAAGTTTCGCCATCGCCTCGGCAAACGGGACCGAGGCGCTAATGTGCTGTTCATGGGATAAAGGATGATAAGGGTTGCCAGCGATGCGCAGCACTTTCCCTTTTTCGCGGTCGACCCGAACGCGCACGCCACACTGCGTCCAGCAGCCAAAGCATTGCGTCATCGAGATCACTTGTTGCGGATTTTGCTGCCAGTGTGGCTGGGCGTTAGCCTCAGGAATCAACGCATTCCCGAAGATGCGATCGCGGGTTATCTTGCCGGAGGTTCCGTTTTGCAAACCGTCAATGGCACGCTTTGCGACATCCCGATAGCTCAGTCCGAACGTCACCATCCCGCCGACGGCGAGGCCGACTTTAAGCCACTGACGACGAGTTAAATTAGCCATGTTGCATTCTCCTTGCCAGACCATTTACGGTTTCACGAACAATAATGAGCAGCGCTATCCACAAGCCAAAGGTGCCGAAGATGGCAAGCCAGCCATCGGGCCCTGCGGGTAGGGTGTAAGGGTTAAATTGCGCGTTAAATTTCGGCACGGTTTGCACCTGAATCAGTAAGGTCCAGCGCATCAGCCAGCACAACGCCATCGCGCTGAACGCCTGCAAAATACGTAACGGCGTGGATAACGGCTTAACCAATGCCACGCCGCTCATACCAAGAGATAAACACCAGAATACCGCCCAACCGGCCGCGTAGTATCTGGCGGAAGGGGCCACCGCAAGCCAGTCACGAAGAGCGATGCCGGACAGTGTTTCGCCGCTGACCCAAAACGCGATGACGAGGGCAAGTAACCCCAGCGTCCAGAGTTGTCCGTGGGCCAGTTTTCGCTGTAGCGGCTGTTCACCCTGAAGCGAAACAACGAGCAGGGCAAAAAAGGTTTGCAGAGCACTAAGGAACATCACGACCGGAAACGCGTAGCTAAACCAGACAGGACGCGCCTGTACCACCGACACTTCACGACCGGTATAGACCAGCAATCCTACCGCGGTTAAGGCACTTGCCAGCGCCAGCCATTTCGTCACGCGGTAACTTTTTTGTGTGAAGCGCTTGATTTGCTGGGCGAGAAACCACAATCCCAGGAACCCGGTGAACAGCGGCAGAAATAGTGCGCCCCAGGGCATCCACGACCATGGTGTTGGATAAGCATAAAAATGCCAGAAGCGAGCGGTTTGGTGCAGATCTGCCGTTAGTGCCAGAGGGGCGGTGATCGCGCACGTTAAGGCAATCAGCAGCGTCAGGTTTTCCAGTTTTGCCGACTCGCTTTTGCGCCAGTGAAGCACGCAGGCAAACAAAGCGGCACAAGCGGCAATGCCGATGAAAAAGAAATATTGCACCGCCCAGGGAAGCCAACTGATGTCCTGCGGACGAGCCAGCACTTCCTCGATTAACAGAGAATGCGTCATTTAAACCTCCTGCCAGAGTGCGGGTTGAGCGCGGCCCATTAATGGGGTAACGAACGCCTCGTCCAGACCTAAATAGAAAACATGGGGTTGGGTGCCGCTCTCTGGTTTCAGCACTTTGATGGCATCAAAGTGCTCGTGGAGCATCTGCGTGATACGGCTGTTCGGATCCTTCAGGTCGCCGATGATACGTGCGCCGCCGACGCAGGACTCTACACAGGCGGGGAGTAATCCCGCTTCCAGACGATGGACGCAGAAAGTGCACTTATCAGCAGTTTGGGTTTCGTGGTTGATAAAGCGCGCATCATAGGGGCAGGCCTGAACGCAATAGGCGCAGCCGACGCAACGTGTGTTGTCTACCACCACAATGCC
Coding sequences within:
- the ttrB gene encoding tetrathionate reductase subunit TtrB, giving the protein MDSSKRQFLQQLGILSAGASLVPLAQAKFPFSPERHEGSPRHRYAMLIDLRRCVGCQACTVSCAIENQTPQGEFRTHVNQYQVQLKGESSVTNVLLPRLCNHCDNPPCVPVCPVQATFQREDGIVVVDNTRCVGCAYCVQACPYDARFINHETQTADKCTFCVHRLEAGLLPACVESCVGGARIIGDLKDPNSRITQMLHEHFDAIKVLKPESGTQPHVFYLGLDEAFVTPLMGRAQPALWQEV
- the ttrC gene encoding tetrathionate reductase subunit TtrC; this encodes MTHSLLIEEVLARPQDISWLPWAVQYFFFIGIAACAALFACVLHWRKSESAKLENLTLLIALTCAITAPLALTADLHQTARFWHFYAYPTPWSWMPWGALFLPLFTGFLGLWFLAQQIKRFTQKSYRVTKWLALASALTAVGLLVYTGREVSVVQARPVWFSYAFPVVMFLSALQTFFALLVVSLQGEQPLQRKLAHGQLWTLGLLALVIAFWVSGETLSGIALRDWLAVAPSARYYAAGWAVFWCLSLGMSGVALVKPLSTPLRILQAFSAMALCWLMRWTLLIQVQTVPKFNAQFNPYTLPAGPDGWLAIFGTFGLWIALLIIVRETVNGLARRMQHG
- the ttrA gene encoding tetrathionate reductase subunit TtrA produces the protein MANLTRRQWLKVGLAVGGMVTFGLSYRDVAKRAIDGLQNGTSGKITRDRIFGNALIPEANAQPHWQQNPQQVISMTQCFGCWTQCGVRVRVDREKGKVLRIAGNPYHPLSHEQHISASVPFAEAMAKLAGETGLDARSTACARGATMMEGLYSPLRILEPMKRVGKRGEGKWQRISFEQLIEEVVEGGDLFGEGHVEGLRAIHAPDTPIDPQHPGFGPKTNQLLVTNAGDDGRDTFLRRFALNSFGSKNFGAHGAYCGLAYRAGSGALMGDLDKNPHVKPDWDHVEFALFMGTSPAQSGNPFKRQARQLSSARVRDNFQYVVVAPALPLTTVLADDRGHWLPVIPGTDSALAMGMIRWIIEKQRYNADYLAAPDAQAMQLAGEKSWTNASHLVITDELPPLAGQHLTLAHLVADGASSPVVMNENAQIVAANRCQRAQLFVTQQVTLADGNIVTVKSGFQLLKESANKLTLAQYSQQCGVPEEKIAALADAFTRHGRKAAVITHGGMMAGNGFYNAWAVMMLNALIGNLSLEGGVFVGGGKFNGAVDGPRYNMDSFPGKVKPKGLSIARSKTAYESSEEYRNKVAAGKSPFPAKAPWYPFVAGQLTELLTSALEGYPYPLKAWISNMTNPFYGIPGLRAVAEEKLKDPNNLPLFIAIDAFMNETTALADYIVPDTHNFESWGFSAPWAGVASKATTARWPVVSSATSQTADGQPISMEAFCIAVAKRLELPGFGDHAITDAQGNRYPLNRAEDYYLRIAANIAYLGKAPVAAANQEDVALTGVQRILPVMQQTLKPEEVSRVAFIYSRGGRFAPDSSGREDNRVGNLWQKPLQIWNADVAAHRHAITGERYSGCPAWYPARLSDGRSVDEMFPVQQWPLKLISFKSNTMASSSTVIPRLHHVKPSNLVALNPEEGKRCGLAHGDTVRITTPGGHAVAQISLLHGVMPGVIAIEHGYGHREMGAAQHYLDGEALPMDEKVKAGINLNYLGFADPTRKVANTWLDWVSGASVRQGLPAKIERI